Within the Marinobacter qingdaonensis genome, the region CCATGAACAGGGCCGAAACCGCGGCACCCGCCAGCACCAGGCGCAGCGGCGAGGGCCCCCGGTCGCCGGCAGAGCCCAGGCCGAACACCAGGAGCGCGGCGCCGAAGGCACCGGCCAGGCCCACCCACAGCAGTTGGCTGAGGGCGGAGACGGTCAGCACCGTGCTGGCCACGACGATGGCGAACACGGCACCGGCGTTGACGCCAAAGATCGCCGGCGACGCCAGCGGGTTGCGGGTCAGTGCCTGCATCAGCGCACCGGCCACCGCCAGGGCTGCGCCCACCAGGCCGGCGATCACCGCCCGGGGCAGACGCGAGTCGGCGACGATCAGATGCTGGGTGTTGCTCGGATCAAACGCGGTCAGCGCCGCCATCAGGGTGGTCGGCGCCAGATTGGTCTGGCCCAGGCTGAGACTGGCGGCCAGGGCCGTCGCCAGCAGCAGGAGGCCCGCCAACAGCCGGCCGGCGCGGGTGTGGATTGCGGTGATGGCGGTCACGGGCTGGGCTCCAGGCCGAAGTGATGCGCCACCTGATCGAGCATCCGGTGGGCGCTGATCAGGCCACCGGCCAGGTTCCAGGCCACGGCATCCACCGGGTAGACCGCGCCGTTGGTTTCCGCCTGCAGATTCTGCCAGAGCGGATGCCCCGTCCAGGCCTGGTAGTTGTCCCGGACCGCGGGGCTGTCCTCCATGAACACGAAAATCCGGTCCGCGTCGATGATCGGGATGCTTTCCTTGGTGGTGAGTTTCAGTACCCACTGGTCGCTCGGGTGGGCAGCCGGCCGCCGGAAACCGAGCTGATCCAGCACGGTGCCGGCGTAGCTGCCGCCCAGGTAGATGCGCACGTGATCGGCGCGGACGTTGAGCAGGGTGACCGACAGCGGCCATCGGTCACCGAGGCTCGCCTGCAGTTGCCCGCGCACCTCGGCCAGACGCCGCTGCCACTGTTGCCACAGGGCCTCGGCCCGGGCTTCGCGATTCAAGGCCTGGCCCATGACCGCCAGGGTTTCCTCGACGTCGAACACGGTGTCGACCGAGACGGTCGGGGCAATGCGGGACAATTGCGGGTAGATGCGCTCGTGCCGGCGCTTGGAGGCGATGATCAGGTCCGGCTCCAGCATGGCGATGGCTTCCATGCTGGGCTGGGTTTCCAGCCCCACGTGCGGCACCCCGGCCAGGGCGGCGTCCAGGTAGTCGTAGTTGGCGCCCTGGGCCCAGGCGTCGACCACGCCGACGGGGGTGACGCCGAGCGCGACGGCGGTGTCGTTGGCACCCTGGAACAGGGTGACCACCCGTTGCGGACTGCCGGCTAGGGTGGTGCTGCCCTGGGCATGATGAATCACCCGTGCCTGGGCGGGCGCGGCCGAACCGACGGCCGGCAACAACGTCGGCAGGCACAGCAGGGCACACAGAACAGCGGTCACGCGCCGGCGAAGTGGCGCGCCGGACGAGGGCGGTAGGCTCATAGGAATGCGTCAGATAGAAATGCAAATGAAAAATATTATCATTTCATTGCAGGTCTGAACAGCACGACCGGCGGGCGGTCTGTGGGGGAGGGGCGGAATCAGCCGGCGTTGCGTTTCTTGTCGGCGGCCTCGGTGACCGGTACGAACACATCCCGAATCGACAGCGACTGGCCGTCGGCGTCCTGGACCTCGACCGCACCGATCGGTCGGCCCGTGGCCCGGTCCCGCAGATCCAGCGGGGTTTCGTCGGGGGCCGGATTCCACTTGTCGCCCCACTGGCGCAGGGCAATCACCACTGGGAACAGGTCCCGGCCCTTCTCGGTCAGGCGGTATTCGAAGCGCGACCCGTGCTCACCCACGTCCACCTTTTTCAGTACCTGGTTGTCCACCAGGCGGGCCAGGCGGTCGCACAGGATGTTCTTGGCAATGCCGAGTTCCTGCTGGAAGTCGACAAAGCGGCGCGTGCCGTACATGGCGTGCAGCACAATGAGCAGGGACCACCAGTCGCCCACTTCATTGAGGGCGCGGGCGACGGAGCAGTTGGAATCGTCAAAACGTTTTCTGGCCATGATCGGAAGTGTACCGAATAGGGTTGCATTGTAAAACCAGATTGAATAGGGTTGCGTAAAGAAACCAGATTAGGAAGGTCGCTACGTAATTGTCGGCGACTGCCACCAGCCAATCTCCACTCTCAACGAGGAGTGACCGCAATGACCATGAATCTTGGACCGCTTTTCGAACCGTTTGAGCTCCACAGCCTGAAGCTGCGCAACCGCGTGGCCATGGCGCCCATGACCCGCAACTTCTCGCCGGGCAACGTGCCGAACGAGGAGGTGGTCAACTACTACCGCCGCCGCGCCGAGAACGGGGTTGGCCTGCTGATCACCGAAGGCACCACCGTGAACCACGCCGGCGCCAACGGGTATCCGAACGTGCCCGCGTTTCATGGGGACAACGCCCTGGCCGGCTGGAAGCAGGTGGTCGATGCCGTGCACGAGGCCGGTGGCGCCATCTTCCCGCAGCTGTGGCACGTGGGTGCGGTCCGCAAGGAAGGCACCGAGCCGGATCCGTCGGTGCCGGGTTACAGCCCGTCCGGCCTGTTTGCCCCGGGCAAGCCCAACGGCAAGGCCATGACCAGGGACGATATCCAGGACGTGATCACCGCCTTCGCCGACGCCGCCCAGGACGCCAAGGCCCTGGGCTTTGACGGCGTCGAGATCCACGGCGCCCACGGTTACCTGCTGGACCAGTTCCTGTGGGAAGGCACCAACCAGCGCGACGACGAGTACGGCGGCAGCCTGGAAAACCGGCTGCGATTTGTGGTCGAGATCGTCGAGGCGGTACGCCACCGGGTTGGCCCGGAATTCCCGATCATGCTGCGCTTCTCCCAGTGGAAGCAGCAGGACTACGAGGCCCGTCTGGTCAACAGCCCGGAAGAACTGGACGCGTTCCTGCAGCCGCTGGTGGACGCCGGCGTCGATATCTTCCACGCCTCCACCCGCCGGTTCTGGGAGCCGGAGTTTGAAGGCTCGAACCTGAACCTGGCCGGCTGGACCCAGAAGCTGACCGGCAAGCCGACCATGTCCGTGGGCAGCGTCGGCCTGACCGAGGACTTCATCAGCGGCACCTTTGCCAGCAAGCAGGAGGCGGTCGAGCAGTCCGGCATCGACGAGCTGGTCGAGCGCATGAACGCCAAGGAATTCGAGCTCATTGCCGTCGGCCGGGCGCTGCTGCAGGACCCGGAATGGCTGGTCAAGGTGAAGGAAGGCCGGATTGGTGAGGTCGAGCCGTTCGCCAAGAAGTCTTTGACCAAGCTGTACTAGCGTCTGATCAAATCCCCGAAGCGTTGACCCCTGAAAGCCCCGGAATTCCGGGGCTTTTTTTATGCCTGTGGATAACCGGAACCTGTCGTAGCCGTAATCGCGTTTGGCGACAGATCTTCTATGATGAGGGCGTCTCAATCATCGGAACCGGGCCGTACTCGGACGGTTCCTCGCACAGCAAGGGAGTTGAAGGATGTTCAAGACAGCAGTACTGAAGATCACAGCCCTGGTCGCGATTCTGACCCTGGCCGGTTGTGCCACCGTGGGCCGGGACTTTGCCACCCACAACGTGGATGAAATCACCGTCGGCGAAACCACCCGCGCCGATATTCAGGCCTTGTTTGGTGAGCCCTGGCGCACCGGTGTGGAAGACGGCAAGCGCACCTGGACCTACGGCAAATACCGCTGGTCCGCGTTCGGCGACGCCGAGACCACCGACCTGGTGGTGCGCTTCAACGAGGACGGCACCGTGTCCTCCTACGTCTACAACACCACCGAGTAAGCGTTTGAAAAAAGGCCGCGCGGAAAACCGGGCGGCCTTTTTCGTTCCGACTTGTCTGTCGTTCGCTAACCCCGCAAGCCGCTGACCAGCTTGTCGATGCTGTCCTTGGCGTCGCCAAACAGCATGTGGGTGTTGTCCTTGAAGAACAGCGGGTTTTCCACCCCGGAATAACCGGTGGCCATGCCCCGTTTCAGCACCACCACCCGGTGCGACTTCCACACCTCCAGCACTGGCATACCGGCAATCGGGCTGCCCGGGTCTTCGGCCGCGGCCGGGTTCACCGTGTCGTTGGCGCCGATCACCAGCACCACGTCGGTCGTCGGGAAATCGTCGTTGATCTCGTCCATCTCCAGCACGATGTCGTAGGGCACGTGGGCCTCGGCCAGCAGCACGTTCATGTGCCCGGGCAGGCGGCCAGCGACCGGATGAATGCCGAAGCGCACGTTCACGCCCCGGTCCCGCAGCAGCTTGGTCATCTCGCTGACGCCATTTTGGGCCTGGGCCACCGCCATGCCGTAGCCGGGTACGATGATCACCGACTGGGCGTTGCGCAGTTCCTCACACACTTCCTCGGAGTTGGTTTCCTGCACCGACTGGTCGGCGCCGGCGGCGGCCGAGCTGCTGCTGGTCTGGCCGAAGCCACCGAGGATGACGCTGATGAACGACCGGTTCATGGCCTTGCACATGATGTAGCTGAGGATGGCACCGCTGCTGCCCACCAGGGCCCCGGTCACGATCAGCAGGTCGTTGCCGAGCATGAAGCCGATAGAGGCGGCGGCCCAGCCCGAATAGCTGTTGAGCATGGACACCACCACCGGCATGTCGGCGCCGCCGATCGCCATGATCAGGTGGATGCCCAGCACCGAGGCGATCACCGTCATCAGCACCAGCGCCACGATGCCCAGGGCCATGCTGTCGGTGCCCAGGAACCAGGCGCCGAGCAGGATCGACACCGCCAGCGCCGCCAGGTTCATGGCGTGGCGACCGGGCAGGGTCAGGGCCTTGCTGGCGATGCGGCCGTCAAGCTTGCCACAGGCCACCAGGGAGCCGGTGAAGGTGATGGCGCCGATGAAGATGCCCACGAACACTTCCACCAGTTTGATGGTGTGCTCGGTGCCCACGGTTGGCCGCAGCGGTTCGATGTAGCCGGCGAAGCCGACGAATACCGCGGCCAGACCGACGAAGCTGTGCAGCAACGCCACCAGCTGCGGCATCTGGGTCATTTCCACCCGGTTGGCGATGGCGATGCCGACGCTGGCGCCGGCCAGCACCGCGATGACGATGGAGACCAGACCGTCATCGCTGACACTGGCGAGGGTGGCGACCAGGGCGATGGAAATGCCGGCGACGCCGTACCAGTTACCGCGCCGGGCCGATTCCTGGTGGCTCAGGCCACCCAGGCTGAGAATGAACAACACGCTGGCGACCACATAGGCCACACTGACGAGACCACTACTCATGCTGGGCGCCTCCTATTTGCGGAACATTTGAAGCATGCGATGGGTGACCCGGAAGCCGCCCCCCACGTTGATGCTGGCAATCAGCACCGCGACGAACGCCATCAGCCCGACCAGGAAATGCTCGGCCTGGGCCAGGTGCAGCATGGCACCGATGACGATGATGCCGCTGATGGCGTTGGTCACGCTCATCAGCGGTGTGTGCAGGGACGGGGTGACGTTCCAGATCACCTGCCAGCCGATGAAACAGGCCAGCACAAACACCGTGAAGTGGCTGAGGAAACTCTCCGGAGCGTGAGCGCCCACCGCGTAGAGGGCGCCTACGGTGACCGCCAACAGCACGCCCTTGCCCATCAGGCTGCGCCGCTGCGACTCCTTGTGCGCCGCCTCCTTCTGGGCCGCTGACGGCTCCTCGGTGCCGGGCGCCGGCTGCGGATTGACCGGGGCCTCCGGCTCGGGCGGTGGCCAGGTGACGTCGTCGCCGTGCACCACGGTCAGGCCGCGGATCACGTCGTCGTCCATGTTCACGTCGGGCTGGCCGTCCTTGTCCGGGGTGAGGTCGGACAACAGATGGAACAGGTTGGTGGCGTACAGGTCGCTGGCCACTTTGGCCATGCGGCTGGGCAGGTCGGTATAGCCAATCAGTTTGACCCCGTGTTTTTCCACCACCTCGCCCGGCTCGGTCAGCTCGCAGTTGCCGCCGCGCTCGGCGGCCAGATCGACGATCACGCTGCCCGGTTTCATGGACTTGACCATGTCCTCGGTGATCAGCCGGGGCGCCGGCTTGCCGGGGATCAAGGCGGTGGTGATGATGATGTCCACCTCCTTGGCCTGCTCGGCGAACAGCGCCATCTCGGCCTGGATGAATTCATCACTCATCTGCTTGGCGTAGCCGCCGCTGCCGCTGCCTTCCTCGTCACCGAAGTCCAGCTGCAGGAATTCCGCGCCCATGCTTTCGATCTGTTCCTTGACCTCCAGCCGGGTGTCGAAGGCGCGCACGATGGCGCCCAGGCTGTTGGCGGCGCCGACCGCGGCCAGGCCGGCGACCCCGGCGCCAATGACCATGACCTTGGCCGGCGGAACCTTGCCGGCGGCGGTGACCTGGCCGGTGAAGAAGCGGCCGAAGTGGTTGGCGGCCTCGATCACCGCGCGGTAGCCGGCGATGTTGGCCATGGCGCTCAAGGCGTCCATTTTCTGGGCCCGGCTGATCCGCGGCAGGCTGTCGATGGCAAAACTGGTGATCTTGCGGGCCGCGAGTTTCTGCAGCAGGTCCGGGTTCTGGGCCGGCCAGATGTAACTGGCCAGGAAGGCGCCTTCCTGCATCAGGTCGACTTCGTGGCTGCCCAGCGCTGGGTTTTCCATCGGCGCCCGAACTTTCAGGATGAAATCCGCTTCCTGCCACAGTGATTTGGTGTCGGTGGCGATGGCCGCGCCCGCTTTCTCATAGGCGTTGTCGGCGTAATTGGCGGCCTCGCCGGCGCCGGCCTCGATCACCACCTGGTAGCCGAGGCCGATGAGTTTGTGCACGGACGGCGGGGTGGCCGCGACACGGCGTTCATGTTCGAAGATTTCCCTGGGGATACCGATGATCATTGTTGTTGTGTCCTCCGGATGGCCCGATCAAGCCTTGCTGGGATTACCTACATGCTAGTTCAAGTTCTCGGATTTACGCGGAAATTGCTCGGCCGGACCGTTGCTCGGGTATCGTCGGGCCGGCTTGCACTTCGGCCGTTATCGCCAATACTGGGTAGGACGGTAATGCGTGAAAAGGCCAAGGACGCCCCCCGATGAAGCTGTTTTACTGCGGCCGCTGCGCCAACCTGCTGTACTTTGAAAACAGTTGCTGTACCAGTTGCGGTACCGCCCTGGGTTTTGATCCGGGCGCCATGGATCTGCTGGCGGTCGATCCCCAGGGCCAGGACACCTGGGTCTCGGTAGGCGGGGCTGGCCAGTACCGTCTTTGTGCCAACTACAAGAATCAGGGCGCCTGCAACTGGTTGGTGCCGGCCTCGGATGACCACGACTACTGCGTGGCCTGCCGGCTGAACCGCACCATCCCCGACCTCGGCGTCACCAGTCACTACGGCCTCTGGCATCGACTGGAAAAAGAGAAGCGCCGACTGGTGTATGCCCTGCTGCGCCTGGGGCTGCCCTGCGCGCCGCGCCAGGAGGAGCAGGCGGGCCTGGCGTTTGACTTTCTGGCGGACCAGCCGGCCCGGTTCGATGAGCGCTCCCGGGTGTTGACCGGCCACGCCCAGGGCGTAATTACCCTGAACATCGCCGAGGCCGATCCGGTGGAGCGGGAACGCATGCGCGGCCAGATGGTGGAGCCCTACCGCACCGTCCTGGGGCATTTCCGCCACGAATCCGGCCACTATTACTGGGATCAGCTGGTGCGCAACAGCACCTGGCTGGCGCCGGTCCGCGACCTGTTCGGGGACGACACCCGGGACTACCGGCAGGCGCTCGACCAGCATTACCAGCAGGGCCCGCCGGCCCAGTGGCAAAACGACTACATCAGCGCCTACGCCAGCAGCCATGCCTGGGAAGACTGGGCCGAGACCTGGGCACATTACCTGCATATGGTCGACACACTGGAAACGGCGTGGCAGTTCGGACTTCGGGTCCAGGCCAGACACGAGGCGGATGTCAGCGTCGCCGCGGATCCCGACTTCGACCCCTACCAGGCCACCTGCTTCGACGAGCTGATCAAGCACTGGCTGCCGTTGACGCTGGCGCTGAACAGTCTGAATCGCAGCATGGGGCACGACTTCGCCTACCCCTTCGTGCTGGCGGATCGGGTGGTGGAAAAACTCCGTCTGGTGCACCGAATCATCCACAACGGCTGACGTCGGACGTCAATTCGGCCGATGGCTCTGGGCAGTCAAGAGCGTAAGGACGCAACATGAAAAAGAACCAACAGATTGACTGGAAGAACTACGATCCCAACGATTTCTTCGATGAGCTGATCAAGGCCAAGGGCCAGCCCCGGCCCTCGGCGACCGCCATCACCGAGTACCTGGGCAATCTCGACAGCGAGGAAGTCCAGGCCCGGCAGCATGCCGCCGAGCTGGCGATCCTGGAAACGGGGATCAGCTTCACCATCTACAGCGAAGGGGAAAACATCGACCGGGCCTGGCCCTTCGACATCATTCCCCGGGTCATTTCCCTGCGCGAATGGGAGACCATCGAGCAGGGCCTGGCCCAGCGGCTGACCGCCCTGAACATGTTCATCAACGACATCTACAACGAGCAGAAGATCGTCAAGGACAAGGTCATCCCCAAGTACGTCTTCGCCAACTCGAAGAATTTCCGCGAGCAATGCCGGGGCTTCACACCCCCGCTCGGGGTCTGGGCCCACATTTGCGGCTCCGATCTGGTGCGGGACAAGGACGGCACCGTGTACGTGCTGGAAGACAACCTCCGGGTGCCCTCGGGCGTGTCCTACATGCTGGAGAACCGGCAGCTGACCAAGCGGGTGTTCCCCGAGCTGTTCGACAACACCAGCATCCTGCCGGTGGACGATTACACCGACCAGCTGTTCGACATGCTGGCCTCCATCTCGCCCCGGCCCCAGGATCACCCCAAGATCGCGGTACTGACCCCCGGTATCTTCAATTCCGCCTACTTCGAGCATTCCTTCCTGGCCCAGCGCATGGGCGCCCAGCTGGTGGAAGGGCAGGACCTGGTGGTGGGCGAGGACGACTGCGTGTACATGCGCACGGTCGAGGGCCTGGAGCGGGTGGATGTGATCTACCGTCGCATCGACGACGACTTCCTGGACCCGGAGGTGTTCCGGGCCGATTCCACCCTGGGCGTGCCCGGATTGATGCGGGCCTGGCGCAACGGCAAGGTTGGCCTGGCCAACGCCCCGGGCGCCGGGGTCGCCGACGACAAGGTGATCTACACCTTTGTCCCGGACATGATCCGCTATTACCTGGACCAGGAGCCGATCATCCCGAACGTGCCGACCTGGATGTGCGTCAACAAGCAGGAGCGCGAGTACGTGCTGGAGCACCTGGAGGAGCTGGTGGTCAAACCGGCGAACGAGTCCGGCGGCTACGGCATGCTGGTGGGGCCGCACTCCACCAAGAAACAGCGCACCGAATTCGCCGCACTGATCAACAAGAACCCCCGCAACTACATCGCCCAGCCGACCCTGAGCCTGTCGGTGGCACCGACCCTGACCGAGGAAGGCCTGGCGCCCCGGCATCTGGATCTGCGGCCGTTCGTGCTGCAGGGGGTGCGCACCTACGTCACCGCCGGCGGCCTGACCCGGGTGGCGATGCGCAAGGGCTCCCTGGTGGTGAATTCCTCCCAGGGCGGTGGAAGCAAGGACACCTGGATCGTGGACGAGGAGAATTGATGTGCTGTCACGCGTAGCCGAACGACTCTACTGGATGGCTCGGTACCTGGAGCGTGCCGAGAACAACGCCCGCATGATCATGGCCTTCAATTCCCTGGCCCTGGACATGCCCCGCGATGCCCGCCTGTCCTGGAAAGGGCTGGTGGCGGTCACCGGCATGGGTGGCCTTTTCGACCAGCACTACCAGAAGGCGGATGAGCGCAATTGCGTCAAATTCCTGGTGGCCGATAGCTACAACCCCAGCTCCATCGCCTCCTGCCTGCGGGCCGCCCGGGAGAACGTGCGCACCACCCGGGATCAGGTGCCCACCGACGCCTGGGAAGTCATCAACGAACTCTACCGCTTCGTCAGGGACCACGTGGACAGCGGCATCAGCAAACGGGCCCGCTACGAATTCCTGGCCGAAATCGTCAGCTGTTGCCAGACCCTCACCGGGCTGCTGGCCGGGTGCATGAGTCACGACGCCGGCTACGAGTTCATCCGGGTGGGCCGGAACCTGGAACGGGCCGACATGGCAACCCGCCAGATCGAGGTCGGTGCCCTGCAGTTCCTGGATGGCTGGGACGGCTCCGAGACATACGGCGGCCTACTGTGGACCAGCGTGCTGCGCTACCAGAGCGCGTTCCAGATGTACCGTCACAACGTCCGGCGTCGGGTCAACGGGCCATCGGTGATCCGCTTCCTGTTGCAGAACGAGCCGTTTCCCCGGTCGGTGCTGCACAGCCTGAACGAGGTCGCCGGCTCGCTCGAGCGTCTGCCGCGCAATGAAATTCCCCTGCGCACAGCGTTGCAGGCGGTCAGGCACACCCGGGACGCGGATGTCGATACCCTGATCCGCAAGGGCGAGGGCATCGCCTTTCTGGAAACCCTGCAACTGGAGATCGGGGAACTGCACGAGGACATCTGCGAAACCTGGTTCCCGGTGTACGAGACCGTTTGAGCCCCCTGCAATCCTTCTGATGTGAGAAGCACGCCATGTCGATCCACGTTGCCCTGAGCCACACCACCCATTACCGCTACGATCGCCCGGTGACCCTGGGGCCCCAGGTGGTGCGGCTCCGGCCCTGTCCGCACACCCGGACCCGCATCCTGAGCTATTCCCTGAACGTCGAGCCCGAGGGCCATTTCGTCAACTGGCAGCAGGACCCCCAGTCCAACTACCTGGCGCGCCTGGCCTTCCCGGAAAAAACCCAGGAATTGCGGATCTCCGTGGACCTGGTGGCGGAGATGGCGGTCATCAACCCGTTTGATTTCTTCCTGGAGCCCAGCGCCGAAACCTTTCCATTCAGCTATGAGGAGTGGCAGAGCGCCGAGCTGGCCCCCTACTTCCGAAAGCTGGAGAAAACGCCGCTGTTCGAGAAGTGGATGGCGTCGATCGATCGCGCCGAGCAGCGCAGCGTCGATTTCCTGGTCGGACTCAACCAGGCGCTGTCCGAACGGGTCAATTACCTGATCCGGATGGAGCCGGGGGTGCAGACCCCCGAGGAAACCCTGGAGAAGGGCTCCGGCTCCTGCCGGGATTCCGCCTGGCTGCTGGTGCAGACCCTCCGGCACCTGGGTCTGGCGGCCCGGTTTGTGTCCGGTTATCTGATCCAGCTGACTGCGGACCAGAAAGCCCTGGACGGCCCGTCCGGACCCGAGGCCGACTTCACCGACCTGCACGCCTGGTGCGAGGTGTACCTGCCCGGTGCCGGCTGGGTCGGCCTGGACCCGACCTCCGGCCTGTTTGCCGGCGAGGGCCACATCCCCCTGGCCTGCAGTCCGGAGCCGTCTTCGGCCGCCCCGATCACCGGTCTGGTCGAGGACAGCGAGGTGGAGTTCCAGCACGACATGAGCGTGACCCGGATCTGGGAAGCGCCCCGGGTGACCAAGCCCTACACCGACACCCAGTGGCAGCAGATCTATCACCTCGGGCACGAGGTGGATCAGCGCCTGGACGAGCTGGATGTCCGGCTGACCCAGGGCGGCGAGCCCACCTTTGTGTCCACCCATGGGCGCGACGAACCTGAGTGGAACACCGAGGCCATGGGCCCCACCAAGCGCCTGCGCGCGATCGACCTGTACCAGCGCATGAGGGCCCGCTATGGCGCCGGGGGCTTGATGCATTTCGGCCAGGGCAAGTGGTACCCGGGCGAGCCGCTGCCCCGCTGGTCCCTGAACTGTTACTGGCGCAAGGACGGCGAACCGCTCTGGTCCGACGAGCGCTGGCTGGCGGACGAGCGC harbors:
- the pntB gene encoding Re/Si-specific NAD(P)(+) transhydrogenase subunit beta; the encoded protein is MSSGLVSVAYVVASVLFILSLGGLSHQESARRGNWYGVAGISIALVATLASVSDDGLVSIVIAVLAGASVGIAIANRVEMTQMPQLVALLHSFVGLAAVFVGFAGYIEPLRPTVGTEHTIKLVEVFVGIFIGAITFTGSLVACGKLDGRIASKALTLPGRHAMNLAALAVSILLGAWFLGTDSMALGIVALVLMTVIASVLGIHLIMAIGGADMPVVVSMLNSYSGWAAASIGFMLGNDLLIVTGALVGSSGAILSYIMCKAMNRSFISVILGGFGQTSSSSAAAGADQSVQETNSEEVCEELRNAQSVIIVPGYGMAVAQAQNGVSEMTKLLRDRGVNVRFGIHPVAGRLPGHMNVLLAEAHVPYDIVLEMDEINDDFPTTDVVLVIGANDTVNPAAAEDPGSPIAGMPVLEVWKSHRVVVLKRGMATGYSGVENPLFFKDNTHMLFGDAKDSIDKLVSGLRG
- a CDS encoding NADH:flavin oxidoreductase → MTMNLGPLFEPFELHSLKLRNRVAMAPMTRNFSPGNVPNEEVVNYYRRRAENGVGLLITEGTTVNHAGANGYPNVPAFHGDNALAGWKQVVDAVHEAGGAIFPQLWHVGAVRKEGTEPDPSVPGYSPSGLFAPGKPNGKAMTRDDIQDVITAFADAAQDAKALGFDGVEIHGAHGYLLDQFLWEGTNQRDDEYGGSLENRLRFVVEIVEAVRHRVGPEFPIMLRFSQWKQQDYEARLVNSPEELDAFLQPLVDAGVDIFHASTRRFWEPEFEGSNLNLAGWTQKLTGKPTMSVGSVGLTEDFISGTFASKQEAVEQSGIDELVERMNAKEFELIAVGRALLQDPEWLVKVKEGRIGEVEPFAKKSLTKLY
- a CDS encoding Re/Si-specific NAD(P)(+) transhydrogenase subunit alpha — protein: MIIGIPREIFEHERRVAATPPSVHKLIGLGYQVVIEAGAGEAANYADNAYEKAGAAIATDTKSLWQEADFILKVRAPMENPALGSHEVDLMQEGAFLASYIWPAQNPDLLQKLAARKITSFAIDSLPRISRAQKMDALSAMANIAGYRAVIEAANHFGRFFTGQVTAAGKVPPAKVMVIGAGVAGLAAVGAANSLGAIVRAFDTRLEVKEQIESMGAEFLQLDFGDEEGSGSGGYAKQMSDEFIQAEMALFAEQAKEVDIIITTALIPGKPAPRLITEDMVKSMKPGSVIVDLAAERGGNCELTEPGEVVEKHGVKLIGYTDLPSRMAKVASDLYATNLFHLLSDLTPDKDGQPDVNMDDDVIRGLTVVHGDDVTWPPPEPEAPVNPQPAPGTEEPSAAQKEAAHKESQRRSLMGKGVLLAVTVGALYAVGAHAPESFLSHFTVFVLACFIGWQVIWNVTPSLHTPLMSVTNAISGIIVIGAMLHLAQAEHFLVGLMAFVAVLIASINVGGGFRVTHRMLQMFRK
- a CDS encoding circularly permuted type 2 ATP-grasp protein, producing MKKNQQIDWKNYDPNDFFDELIKAKGQPRPSATAITEYLGNLDSEEVQARQHAAELAILETGISFTIYSEGENIDRAWPFDIIPRVISLREWETIEQGLAQRLTALNMFINDIYNEQKIVKDKVIPKYVFANSKNFREQCRGFTPPLGVWAHICGSDLVRDKDGTVYVLEDNLRVPSGVSYMLENRQLTKRVFPELFDNTSILPVDDYTDQLFDMLASISPRPQDHPKIAVLTPGIFNSAYFEHSFLAQRMGAQLVEGQDLVVGEDDCVYMRTVEGLERVDVIYRRIDDDFLDPEVFRADSTLGVPGLMRAWRNGKVGLANAPGAGVADDKVIYTFVPDMIRYYLDQEPIIPNVPTWMCVNKQEREYVLEHLEELVVKPANESGGYGMLVGPHSTKKQRTEFAALINKNPRNYIAQPTLSLSVAPTLTEEGLAPRHLDLRPFVLQGVRTYVTAGGLTRVAMRKGSLVVNSSQGGGSKDTWIVDEEN
- a CDS encoding putative zinc-binding peptidase, whose translation is MKLFYCGRCANLLYFENSCCTSCGTALGFDPGAMDLLAVDPQGQDTWVSVGGAGQYRLCANYKNQGACNWLVPASDDHDYCVACRLNRTIPDLGVTSHYGLWHRLEKEKRRLVYALLRLGLPCAPRQEEQAGLAFDFLADQPARFDERSRVLTGHAQGVITLNIAEADPVERERMRGQMVEPYRTVLGHFRHESGHYYWDQLVRNSTWLAPVRDLFGDDTRDYRQALDQHYQQGPPAQWQNDYISAYASSHAWEDWAETWAHYLHMVDTLETAWQFGLRVQARHEADVSVAADPDFDPYQATCFDELIKHWLPLTLALNSLNRSMGHDFAYPFVLADRVVEKLRLVHRIIHNG
- the bamE gene encoding outer membrane protein assembly factor BamE domain-containing protein, whose protein sequence is MFKTAVLKITALVAILTLAGCATVGRDFATHNVDEITVGETTRADIQALFGEPWRTGVEDGKRTWTYGKYRWSAFGDAETTDLVVRFNEDGTVSSYVYNTTE
- a CDS encoding iron-siderophore ABC transporter substrate-binding protein gives rise to the protein MSLPPSSGAPLRRRVTAVLCALLCLPTLLPAVGSAAPAQARVIHHAQGSTTLAGSPQRVVTLFQGANDTAVALGVTPVGVVDAWAQGANYDYLDAALAGVPHVGLETQPSMEAIAMLEPDLIIASKRRHERIYPQLSRIAPTVSVDTVFDVEETLAVMGQALNREARAEALWQQWQRRLAEVRGQLQASLGDRWPLSVTLLNVRADHVRIYLGGSYAGTVLDQLGFRRPAAHPSDQWVLKLTTKESIPIIDADRIFVFMEDSPAVRDNYQAWTGHPLWQNLQAETNGAVYPVDAVAWNLAGGLISAHRMLDQVAHHFGLEPSP
- a CDS encoding alpha-E domain-containing protein, with product MLSRVAERLYWMARYLERAENNARMIMAFNSLALDMPRDARLSWKGLVAVTGMGGLFDQHYQKADERNCVKFLVADSYNPSSIASCLRAARENVRTTRDQVPTDAWEVINELYRFVRDHVDSGISKRARYEFLAEIVSCCQTLTGLLAGCMSHDAGYEFIRVGRNLERADMATRQIEVGALQFLDGWDGSETYGGLLWTSVLRYQSAFQMYRHNVRRRVNGPSVIRFLLQNEPFPRSVLHSLNEVAGSLERLPRNEIPLRTALQAVRHTRDADVDTLIRKGEGIAFLETLQLEIGELHEDICETWFPVYETV
- a CDS encoding winged helix-turn-helix transcriptional regulator; the encoded protein is MARKRFDDSNCSVARALNEVGDWWSLLIVLHAMYGTRRFVDFQQELGIAKNILCDRLARLVDNQVLKKVDVGEHGSRFEYRLTEKGRDLFPVVIALRQWGDKWNPAPDETPLDLRDRATGRPIGAVEVQDADGQSLSIRDVFVPVTEAADKKRNAG